In the Paramisgurnus dabryanus chromosome 5, PD_genome_1.1, whole genome shotgun sequence genome, one interval contains:
- the ppp6c gene encoding serine/threonine-protein phosphatase 6 catalytic subunit produces the protein MAPLDLDKYVEIARQCKYLPENDLKRLCDYVCDLLLEESNVQPVSTPVTVCGDIHGQFYDLCELFRTGGQVPDTNYIFMGDFVDRGYYSLETFTYLLALKAKWPDRITLLRGNHESRQITQVYGFYDECQTKYGNANAWRYCTKVFDMLTVAALIDEQILCVHGGLSPDIKTLDQIRTIERNQEIPHKGAFCDLVWSDPEDVDTWAISPRGAGWLFGAKVTNEFVHINNLKLICRAHQLVHEGYKFMFDEKLVTVWSAPNYCYRCGNIASIMVFKDVNTREPKLFRAVPDSERVIPPRTTTPYFL, from the exons ATGGCGCCTTTGGACCTGGATAAGTATGTTGAGATTGCGAGACAGTGCAAGTATCTTCCAGAGAACGATTTAAAG AGATTGTGTGACTATGTATGTGACCTGTTACTTGAGGAATCAAATGTACAACCAGTATCTACTCCAGTCACTGTATGCGGGGACATTCATGGACAG TTTTATGACCTCTGTGAACTCTTCAGAACTGGAGGCCAAGTACCAGAcacaaactacatttttatG GGTGACTTTGTTGACCGAGGTTACTACAGCTTAGAAACATTCACATATTTGCTAGCACTTAAAGCCAAATGGCCTGACCGCATCACACTGTTGCGTGGCAATCATGAGAGCAGGCAGATCACACAAGTCTATGGCTTTTATG ATGAGTGTCAAACTAAATATGGAAATGCAAATGCCTGGCGATACTGCACAAAAGTTTTTGACATGCTGACAGTTGCTGCC TTGATAGATGAGCAAATCCTTTGTGTGCATGGTGGCCTTTCACCTGACATCAAAACTCTTGACCAGATTCGCACTATTGAACGCAATCAGGAAATCCCCCACAAGGGAGCTTTTTGTGATCTTGTCTGGTCTGACCCAGAGGATGTGGACACCTGGGCTATCAGTCCAAGAGGTGCTGGCTGGCTGTTTGGTGCTAAGGTTACCAATGAG TTTGTTCATATCAACAATTTGAAGCTGATATGCCGTGCACATCAGCTGGTTCACGAGGGCTACAAATTCATGTTTGATGAGAAGCTAGTGACCGTCTGGTCAGCTCCAAACTACTGCTACCGCTGCGGAAACATTGCCTCCATCATGGTCTTCAAGGACGTGAACACAAGGGAACCAAAGTTATTCCGGGCTGTTCCCGACTCTGAAAGGGTTATACCACCAAGAACGACAACACCCTACTTCCTCTGA